One segment of Anatilimnocola aggregata DNA contains the following:
- a CDS encoding S1/P1 nuclease has translation MRKAITALLIVLLLVGPTYAWNDLGHKIVAAVAWRQLNNNERDRVIALLKNHPRFAEDFKAKMPAAVANGTLAAHNEWLIQQAAIWPDIARGILPETVRENFHRPTWHYINKPLFLVPADEATLHGDDELNLKLDPPAVERRDMNVVQTIRLARRTLGSMEAAKQKALMLSWLTHSVGDLHQPMHSTAFFTKNLFPAGDRGGNLIRTEQRFNLHSLWDSFPGSGGPGATTFREARNFSFVMTNDDEFKTLGTAAAGDLNEETWLAESFELAKNVAYGPEILGPLRIFEADNDPEYPPIKLSEDYLEAGGSAVDRRLIQAGYRLGAILKKVAVDNP, from the coding sequence ATGCGGAAAGCGATCACTGCCCTGCTCATCGTGCTGCTGCTGGTTGGTCCCACGTATGCGTGGAACGACCTGGGCCACAAAATTGTCGCCGCAGTGGCCTGGCGACAGTTAAATAACAACGAGCGCGATCGAGTAATCGCTCTGCTGAAAAATCACCCGCGATTCGCCGAGGACTTCAAGGCGAAGATGCCCGCTGCGGTTGCGAATGGCACGTTGGCGGCCCACAACGAATGGCTGATTCAACAGGCGGCCATCTGGCCCGATATTGCCCGCGGCATCTTGCCCGAGACGGTGCGCGAGAACTTTCATCGGCCCACCTGGCACTACATCAATAAGCCGCTGTTCCTCGTTCCTGCCGATGAAGCCACGCTGCACGGCGACGATGAGTTGAATCTCAAGCTCGATCCACCCGCTGTCGAACGTCGCGATATGAATGTCGTCCAGACGATTCGCCTCGCGCGCCGGACTCTCGGCAGCATGGAAGCCGCGAAACAAAAGGCCCTGATGCTCTCGTGGCTGACGCATTCTGTTGGCGACCTGCACCAGCCCATGCACTCGACGGCCTTCTTCACGAAAAATTTGTTTCCCGCCGGTGATCGTGGCGGCAACTTGATTCGGACCGAGCAGCGGTTCAATCTTCACTCGCTCTGGGATTCGTTTCCTGGCAGTGGCGGCCCCGGCGCGACTACTTTTCGTGAAGCGCGCAATTTTTCCTTCGTCATGACCAACGACGACGAATTCAAAACCCTTGGCACTGCCGCAGCTGGCGACCTGAACGAAGAAACGTGGCTCGCCGAAAGTTTTGAACTGGCCAAGAACGTGGCCTATGGACCGGAGATTCTCGGCCCGCTGCGGATCTTCGAAGCCGACAACGATCCAGAATATCCGCCGATCAAACTCAGTGAAGACTACCTCGAAGCTGGCGGCAGTGCCGTCGACCGCCGCTTGATCCAGGCCGGTTATCGCTTGGGCGCGATTTTGAAGAAGGTAGCGGTGGATAATCCGTAA
- a CDS encoding DUF1559 family PulG-like putative transporter, which produces MPIPFSCPFCGETTLVDDPLAGHTGPCVNCGKLVTVPSGAPRYSLRTAMKGVQRSNWQGALVLAIFFLGLGVALYAFYQAIGKPAIVAAQQASAKRTCANNLRKLGQALLAYEAQNGSFPPAYTTDASGKPLHSWRALILPYLGPSEMALYQQLDLKVAWDDPRNALVAKRMPAVFASPLDPNALTSQESNYLVIVGAKSTFPEDVDAKLVRTPSARKKSEITDGPENTLLVVEVKANGKSWLEPVDLPWTIDFQIGGDLGGNHHNGANVLMADGEVYFLYDTTPSSEIEAMATVAGGEVVSLPAPE; this is translated from the coding sequence ATGCCCATTCCCTTCTCGTGCCCCTTTTGCGGCGAAACGACGCTGGTCGACGATCCACTCGCCGGCCACACGGGCCCGTGCGTGAACTGCGGCAAATTGGTCACCGTCCCGTCGGGCGCGCCGCGCTACTCGTTGCGCACGGCCATGAAGGGTGTGCAGCGAAGCAACTGGCAAGGGGCGCTGGTCCTCGCCATTTTCTTCCTCGGTCTGGGCGTTGCGCTGTATGCCTTTTATCAGGCCATTGGCAAGCCCGCGATCGTCGCCGCGCAGCAAGCTTCGGCCAAGCGCACCTGCGCGAACAACCTGCGCAAGCTCGGCCAGGCATTGCTGGCCTACGAAGCTCAGAACGGTTCGTTCCCGCCAGCTTACACGACCGACGCCAGTGGCAAGCCACTGCATAGCTGGCGAGCGCTGATCCTGCCTTATCTGGGGCCAAGCGAGATGGCCCTCTATCAGCAGCTCGATCTGAAAGTTGCCTGGGACGATCCGCGCAATGCGCTGGTGGCCAAGCGCATGCCGGCGGTCTTTGCCTCGCCTCTCGATCCGAATGCCCTCACTTCGCAAGAGAGCAATTACCTGGTGATCGTTGGCGCGAAGTCAACCTTTCCCGAAGATGTCGACGCGAAGCTGGTGCGCACGCCCAGCGCGCGAAAGAAAAGTGAAATCACCGACGGCCCGGAAAACACGCTGCTCGTGGTGGAAGTAAAAGCGAACGGCAAAAGTTGGTTGGAGCCCGTTGATCTGCCCTGGACGATCGACTTTCAAATCGGCGGCGACCTCGGCGGCAATCATCACAACGGCGCAAACGTGCTGATGGCCGATGGCGAAGTCTACTTTCTCTACGACACCACCCCTTCCTCCGAAATTGAAGCGATGGCCACCGTCGCCGGCGGCGAAGTGGTGAGCTTGCCAGCGCCGGAGTGA
- the proB gene encoding glutamate 5-kinase, which translates to MPDPIREQLFAAAKTIVVKVGTRVLTSPDGTLNHERIDRLSEELLALRQQGRRMVLVSSGAVGAGMSRLKLPGRPTDLAKLQAVAAVGQVPLIQAYDRTFSQHGSQAAQVLLTAEDVDDRVRYLNVRNTLLSILEFGAVPVINENDTVSVEELQTTFGDNDRLAAMVTNLIRAPLLIILSDIEGLYNGDPSLAGSQLINTVPVIDQSVYAYVRDKKTGLSKGGMASKLEAARIVTTAGENVIIASGRRMDVLTQLSAGEPLGTLFQAQGKGITPFKRWLGFTAQTRGRVQLDAGARRAIVEQGRSLLAAGITGTQGDFKKGDVVALCDGEGQVVARGLSNYSSEEVERIKGLKSAKIAQVLGHRPYEEVIHRDNLAIVKK; encoded by the coding sequence ATGCCCGATCCGATCCGCGAGCAGTTGTTTGCTGCTGCCAAGACAATTGTCGTTAAAGTGGGAACCCGCGTTCTCACTTCCCCCGATGGTACGCTCAATCACGAGCGGATCGACCGCCTGTCCGAGGAGTTGCTGGCGTTGCGGCAACAAGGCCGGCGGATGGTGCTGGTGAGCAGCGGCGCGGTGGGGGCCGGCATGAGCCGATTGAAATTGCCCGGCCGGCCGACCGACCTGGCCAAGCTGCAAGCGGTGGCGGCAGTGGGGCAAGTGCCGCTCATCCAAGCTTATGACCGAACCTTCAGCCAGCATGGGAGCCAGGCGGCCCAGGTGCTGCTGACGGCCGAAGATGTCGACGATCGCGTGCGGTACTTGAACGTGCGCAATACGCTGCTATCGATTCTCGAATTTGGCGCGGTACCGGTCATCAACGAGAACGACACGGTCAGCGTCGAGGAACTGCAGACGACGTTCGGCGATAACGATCGCCTGGCGGCAATGGTTACCAACCTGATTCGCGCCCCGCTCCTCATCATCCTCAGCGATATCGAAGGGCTGTATAACGGCGACCCCAGCCTGGCTGGTTCGCAGTTGATTAACACGGTGCCCGTCATCGACCAAAGTGTGTATGCCTACGTGCGCGACAAGAAGACTGGCCTGAGTAAAGGTGGCATGGCGAGCAAGCTGGAAGCCGCGCGAATCGTCACCACAGCTGGCGAGAACGTGATCATCGCCAGTGGCCGGCGAATGGACGTGCTGACGCAACTCTCGGCCGGCGAGCCACTCGGCACGCTGTTTCAGGCTCAAGGGAAGGGAATCACGCCGTTCAAACGTTGGCTGGGCTTCACCGCGCAAACGCGCGGGCGCGTGCAACTCGATGCGGGCGCTCGCCGCGCGATTGTCGAACAAGGGCGGAGCCTGCTCGCCGCGGGAATCACCGGCACGCAAGGGGATTTCAAAAAGGGGGACGTCGTGGCCCTGTGCGATGGCGAAGGCCAGGTAGTCGCGCGCGGGCTGTCGAACTACTCTTCCGAAGAAGTCGAACGTATCAAAGGTTTGAAGTCGGCCAAAATCGCGCAGGTTCTCGGCCATCGGCCCTATGAGGAAGTGATTCACCGAGACAACCTGGCGATTGTGAAGAAGTAG